A single region of the uncultured Flavobacterium sp. genome encodes:
- a CDS encoding DUF4142 domain-containing protein produces MKTIPPLKATIFRAVFLLIILVCISSCKKTNTIETSLKNEAFTKNEKEEIEAFFFIATANVSKAIISKSQIAQQKSSDIKIQELSEKIEFQQSNLLEDVNRIANRKLIIITEINATHKRDLYDLIDATDVSFKKAYLNSMAQSLSEQINLFESISKETNDKTILKLVLQYLPEQYQLLRETERINNEYT; encoded by the coding sequence ATGAAAACAATTCCTCCCTTGAAAGCTACAATTTTTAGAGCTGTTTTTTTATTGATAATATTAGTTTGCATCTCGTCATGCAAAAAAACTAATACGATAGAAACGTCTCTAAAAAATGAAGCTTTTACAAAAAATGAAAAAGAAGAAATCGAAGCCTTTTTTTTCATTGCAACAGCAAATGTGAGTAAAGCTATTATTTCTAAAAGTCAAATTGCACAACAAAAAAGTTCAGACATCAAAATACAGGAATTAAGTGAAAAAATTGAGTTTCAACAAAGCAATTTACTAGAAGATGTAAATAGAATAGCCAATAGAAAGCTAATTATTATCACGGAAATAAATGCAACACACAAACGAGATTTATATGATCTTATTGATGCAACAGACGTCAGTTTTAAAAAAGCATATTTAAACTCAATGGCACAATCCTTAAGCGAACAAATTAATTTGTTTGAATCGATCTCTAAGGAAACTAATGATAAAACGATTCTAAAATTAGTTTTACAATATTTACCTGAACAATATCAGCTCTTGCGAGAAACAGAGCGTATCAACAATGAATACACCTAA
- a CDS encoding YtxH domain-containing protein: protein MKTSNTILGILGAAAAGAVLGVLFAPDKGSNTRKKISDKSKDYGDKVKSKFDGIVHTISTNGKGIIEEGKSKFNQVKEDFNSTKDEAKA, encoded by the coding sequence ATGAAAACGAGTAACACCATTTTAGGAATTTTAGGAGCTGCTGCTGCGGGAGCAGTTTTAGGGGTTTTATTTGCACCGGATAAAGGATCAAATACCCGAAAAAAAATCTCAGATAAATCAAAAGATTACGGAGATAAAGTAAAATCGAAATTTGACGGTATTGTACATACTATTTCCACAAACGGTAAAGGTATTATCGAAGAAGGAAAATCAAAATTCAATCAAGTAAAAGAAGACTTCAATTCTACCAAAGATGAAGCAAAAGCATAA
- the prfA gene encoding peptide chain release factor 1, whose product MLDRLQYVKQRFDEISDLIIQPDVIADQKRYVQLNQEYKSIKALVEKREEYILVLANIDEANEIIADGSDADMTEMAKMQLDEAKERLPQLEEEIKFMLIPKDPEDAKNVMVEIRAGTGGDEASIFAGDLFRMYTKYCESMGWRTSVVDMNEGTSGGFKEVIFEVTGEDVYGTLKFEAGVHRVQRVPQTETQGRVHTSAATVMVLPEAEEFDVQIDMNDVRVDFFCSSGPGGQSVNTTKSAVRLTHIPTGLVAQCQDQKSQHKNKDKALTVLRSRLYEQELAKKEAEDATKRTSQVSSGDRSAKIRTYNYAQGRVTDHRVGLTLYDLGNIMNGDIQKIVAELQLVNNMEKLKEASEVF is encoded by the coding sequence ATGTTAGATAGACTTCAATATGTAAAGCAGCGTTTTGATGAGATTTCGGATTTGATTATTCAGCCGGATGTTATTGCTGATCAAAAACGTTATGTGCAGCTTAACCAGGAATATAAAAGCATAAAAGCACTGGTTGAAAAGAGAGAAGAATACATTCTTGTTTTAGCAAATATTGATGAAGCAAACGAAATTATTGCTGACGGAAGCGATGCAGATATGACCGAAATGGCCAAAATGCAGCTTGACGAAGCAAAGGAACGCTTGCCTCAACTTGAGGAGGAAATTAAATTTATGTTGATTCCTAAAGATCCTGAAGATGCTAAAAACGTAATGGTCGAGATTCGCGCCGGAACGGGTGGTGATGAAGCGAGTATTTTTGCCGGAGATTTATTTAGAATGTACACTAAATATTGCGAAAGCATGGGATGGAGAACTTCGGTTGTTGATATGAACGAAGGAACTTCTGGTGGTTTTAAAGAGGTTATTTTTGAGGTTACCGGTGAGGATGTTTACGGAACTTTGAAGTTTGAAGCTGGTGTGCACCGTGTACAACGTGTTCCTCAGACTGAAACTCAAGGTCGTGTGCATACATCGGCAGCTACAGTTATGGTTTTACCAGAAGCTGAGGAGTTTGATGTACAAATTGATATGAACGATGTTCGTGTTGATTTCTTCTGTTCATCTGGACCTGGAGGACAATCTGTAAATACTACGAAATCGGCAGTACGTTTAACGCACATTCCAACCGGATTGGTGGCGCAATGTCAGGATCAGAAATCACAGCATAAAAATAAAGATAAAGCGTTAACGGTTTTACGTTCTCGTTTATACGAACAAGAATTGGCTAAGAAAGAAGCTGAAGATGCTACAAAACGTACTTCTCAGGTGAGTTCCGGTGACAGATCTGCTAAGATTCGTACGTACAACTATGCTCAGGGTCGTGTAACTGATCACAGAGTTGGTTTGACACTTTACGATCTAGGAAACATCATGAATGGTGATATCCAAAAAATTGTTGCCGAGCTTCAATTGGTTAACAATATGGAGAAATTGAAAGAGGCTTCGGAAGTTTTCTAA